TAGATAAACTCCTGCATGAATCCATTGCCAAGCTACAACAGGATAATGCCAGTCCTGAAGATATTATCATTGAGCTGTCACGCCGTTTGACGCAGACGCTAACCCACGCACCATCGAAGCTTATGCGCAAGGCTGCCCGTGAAGGGGATAGTGAGTTGCTAGACTTTGTGGTGTCTGGGCTGCAAGAGGCTCATCGCGGACGTCGATAGTCATTATTGACTGAGCAAAAAAACGTAAGCGGCGCAAACGTTATTATTGCGCAAACATATCGTTGTCAACCTGCATTATCAGTGCTAATATCAAGCTGTTATGAGTATATTAAGCGATGATAATCTTTTGTTATACGCGAGCGGTTATTCTTCAAAACCTTAGTGTATATGTTCTCGCTTGATGCCTATTCATCTCATCAGTTGTTAGTGACCATTATTAGCCTACCACCGCGTAGCCCCTATAGTGGCGCACCTGTTCTGTACGACTTTGTCTAAAATCAATAAAAACACGGCGTGCAAAACACAATCACCAACGGCAATAGCGCTAGGATAAAGTGCTATATCGTCAACCCTGCGTCATGCTCTCGACTATTACCCCATATTAATATTCAGTTAATACTACCCCTAGTAGTATCTAGCTGCTATGCAATCTAACGACTATGCTATTGGTCAGCAATGCTATTTGATAGCCAGATTATTTAACAAAAACGTTATTTCACACCCATGTTATCTAATAGAAGCATTATTTGGCTAAGTTGGCGAACAGTAGTTGTCTAGATTGGTTAGCGTTATTAAGGCAGGTTGGTTTAAGAGAGTATCTGGATTTTGCTATAGCCAATGCTTGAGAAAATTAAACTATCTAACTATAAACTAGGAGCTTCCTATGACTGCATTACGTCAAGATATTGATCCAAACGGCTTATTAGAATACTCAGTGGTCTATACTGACCGCGCCTTAAACCACATGTCAAAAGTCTTTCAGCAAGTGATGAATGACTTATCTAGCGACCTAAAATCCGTGTATAACGCCGAAGCAGTGGTCATTGTACCCGGTGCTGGCACTTATGGAATGGAAGCCGTTGCGCGCCAATTGGCCAATGATGAAGATTGCCTCATTATTCGTAACGGTTGGTTTAGCTATCGCTGGACACAAATTTTAGAAAAAGGCAAAATCGCCAAGTCGTCTACGGTATTGACGGCACATCGTGAAGAGGGTGAGTCACCAAAACCATTTGCCCCCGTTGATATCGATGAAGCCGTTGCTAAAATTAAAGCAGAGAAGCCAGCAGTGGTCTTTGCGCCGCACGTCGAAACCTCATCGGGTATTATTTTATCATCAGACTATATCAAAGCGATAAGCGCGGCTGTACATAGCGTTGGCGGCTTATTGGTCATTGATTGTATCGCTTCAGGTTGTGTGTGGTTGGACATGAAAGACTTGGGTATTGATGTTCTCATCAGCGCCCCGCAAAAAGGGTGGAGCAGTACTCCGTGTGCAGGCTTAGTCATGCTAAGCGCTGCGGCAATCGAAAAAGTAGACAATACAGAATCAGATAGCTTTAGCTTAGACTTAAAGCAGTGGTTAAATGTCATGCGCGCCTATGAAAATGGCGGTCACGCTTATCATGCCACCATGCCAACTGACAGCTTACGTCAATTCCGCGATACTATTTTAGAGTCAAAAGAGATTGGCTTTGATAAATTGCGTGACGCGCAGTGGCAATTGGGCAACCGTATTCGCGAAGTATTAGCCGCTAAAGGCATTGAAAGCGTTGCAGCAAAAGGTTTTGAAGCGCCAGGCGTTGTGGTTGCTTATACCGATCGCGATGATATGCATAAAGGCAGTGCGTTTGCCGAAACAGGCATGCAAATCGCTGCTGGTGTACCGTTAAAAGTTGGTGAGCCGGATAACTTTAAAACGTTCCGCTTAGGTTTATTTGGTCTGGATAAATTGACCGATGTAGACGGAGCGGTACAGCGTTTTGAAACTGCACTTGATGAAGTATTGGCGAAATAATATCTTTATCTCGTAAGATGTTTTTTAAGTAAAAAGAATACTGAGCCCTTGTAACGAAGGTTCAGTATTTTTTTTTTTATTTATATATTTTATAATATAATGTATTTATATAAAACGATATTCAAAACTGTTTTGATGAAAATTGGCTTAGGTAAATATTATGAGTATACAAATAGATTGGCAGGCCTTTACGCCAGTTTCCTTGGTAGGCGGTCTGATGCTAGGCGTTGCAACGGTCATCTTGCTATTAGGCATTGGTCGTATTGCGGGTATTAGTGGTATTTTCTCAAGTCTCTTAAAACCCAAGCGCGTCGAGATGTGGCAGGTGTTATTCATACTTGGTCTTGTTATCTCGCCATTACTTTATGGTCTGGTAAAACCGTTGCCCGATATAGAGATTAGTACCTCTTTGCCACTGCTTATTGGGGCAGGATTGCTGGTTGGTTTTGGGACACGTTTGGGTTCAGGTTGCACCAGTGGACATGGTATCTGCGGTAATGCGCGACTGTCGCCACGTTCGATGGCGGCGACGGTTACCTTTATGTTGTTTGGTATTGTGACCGTTTATATTGGTCGTCATGTCTTGGGTTTGATTTAAAAATCACATAGACAGTACGTTGCGAAGATAGCGGTGACTATTGTTTATATCGGATGGTTATAACCGCTTGGATTAACACATTAGGTGCGAGAAAAAACATGCTAAAAAATATAATTGGATTACTGGCAGGGTTATTATTTGGCTTTGGACTGCTGATATCAGGCATGACCGATCCTGTAAAAGTACAGGGCTTTTTGGACGTCTTTGGTGCATGGGATATTTCTCTGGCACTGGTGATGGGCGGCGGTCTAATGGTAGCAATAGTTGGCGTGCAGTTGGCTAAGCGTCAAAAGACCAGCTGGATTGGGTCATCAATTGAGATGCCAACCAAAACCACCATTAATAAAAAACTGCTAATCGGCG
This region of Psychrobacter sp. JCM 18902 genomic DNA includes:
- a CDS encoding aminotransferase class V-fold PLP-dependent enzyme; translated protein: MTALRQDIDPNGLLEYSVVYTDRALNHMSKVFQQVMNDLSSDLKSVYNAEAVVIVPGAGTYGMEAVARQLANDEDCLIIRNGWFSYRWTQILEKGKIAKSSTVLTAHREEGESPKPFAPVDIDEAVAKIKAEKPAVVFAPHVETSSGIILSSDYIKAISAAVHSVGGLLVIDCIASGCVWLDMKDLGIDVLISAPQKGWSSTPCAGLVMLSAAAIEKVDNTESDSFSLDLKQWLNVMRAYENGGHAYHATMPTDSLRQFRDTILESKEIGFDKLRDAQWQLGNRIREVLAAKGIESVAAKGFEAPGVVVAYTDRDDMHKGSAFAETGMQIAAGVPLKVGEPDNFKTFRLGLFGLDKLTDVDGAVQRFETALDEVLAK
- a CDS encoding DUF6691 family protein, which codes for MLKNIIGLLAGLLFGFGLLISGMTDPVKVQGFLDVFGAWDISLALVMGGGLMVAIVGVQLAKRQKTSWIGSSIEMPTKTTINKKLLIGAMLFGIGWGLVGICPGPGIVLLGTGQWQAYVFIPAMIVGMLVYQWLEPKLN
- a CDS encoding YeeE/YedE family protein, coding for MSIQIDWQAFTPVSLVGGLMLGVATVILLLGIGRIAGISGIFSSLLKPKRVEMWQVLFILGLVISPLLYGLVKPLPDIEISTSLPLLIGAGLLVGFGTRLGSGCTSGHGICGNARLSPRSMAATVTFMLFGIVTVYIGRHVLGLI